One window from the genome of Breoghania sp. L-A4 encodes:
- a CDS encoding 3-keto-5-aminohexanoate cleavage protein, protein MSDPVMIMVAPNGARRTKADHPNLPMTAAEIARDVARCADAGASAVHVHVRDAEGVHVLDADLYRDVTAAITREAGPGIVVQATTEAVGRYAPQEQIAMVRALKPEAVSVGLREVLPDEESVAAAADFYGWCLAEQIAVQHILYDAADLHAFLEFVRRGVIPGGHWSVLFVLGRYTANQESDPNALRAFLDVMDTAEERRATAWSICAFGRGETASVTAAIAMGGHARVGFENSLWAPDGTMTRGNDAAVARIRSIAELLGRPVTDREQTLRVLGFPQP, encoded by the coding sequence ATGAGCGATCCGGTGATGATCATGGTCGCGCCCAACGGGGCGCGGCGCACGAAGGCCGACCATCCGAACCTGCCGATGACGGCCGCCGAGATCGCCCGCGACGTGGCGCGTTGCGCCGATGCGGGCGCCTCGGCCGTGCATGTGCATGTGCGTGACGCGGAAGGCGTGCACGTGCTCGACGCCGATCTGTACCGCGACGTGACGGCGGCGATCACGCGCGAGGCGGGTCCCGGGATTGTGGTGCAGGCGACCACCGAGGCGGTCGGCCGTTACGCGCCGCAGGAGCAGATCGCGATGGTGCGCGCTCTGAAGCCCGAGGCGGTCAGCGTGGGACTGCGCGAGGTCTTGCCCGATGAGGAGTCGGTGGCTGCCGCCGCGGACTTCTATGGCTGGTGCCTCGCGGAGCAGATTGCCGTTCAGCATATTCTTTATGATGCCGCCGACCTGCACGCATTCCTCGAGTTCGTGCGCCGCGGCGTCATTCCGGGCGGCCACTGGTCCGTCCTTTTTGTGCTGGGGCGGTATACGGCCAACCAGGAAAGCGATCCCAATGCGTTGCGCGCGTTTCTCGACGTGATGGACACCGCGGAAGAGCGGCGCGCGACCGCCTGGAGCATTTGCGCCTTCGGGCGTGGTGAAACGGCGTCGGTAACAGCCGCCATTGCGATGGGCGGTCACGCGCGGGTCGGATTCGAGAATTCGCTCTGGGCGCCCGATGGCACGATGACGCGTGGCAATGACGCCGCCGTCGCGCGCATCCGCTCGATCGCGGAACTGCTCGGCCGTCCCGTCACCGATCGCGAGCAGACCCTGCGTGTGCTGGGCTTCCCGCAGCCCTGA
- a CDS encoding universal stress protein: MYKNILLPIDLGEESSWRKALPEAVDLARHYPADLHIVAVVPQIGSALVGSFFPKDYEKRAVAEASKLLEAFIAEHVPSGIVAKGHIAHGVIYEEILHAANKIDVDLIVLGSHRPELKDYLLGPNAARVVRHARQSVMVVRE; encoded by the coding sequence GTGTACAAGAACATTCTCCTGCCGATCGACCTGGGCGAGGAAAGCTCGTGGCGCAAGGCGCTGCCCGAGGCCGTCGATCTCGCGCGCCACTACCCGGCGGACCTGCATATCGTCGCGGTCGTGCCGCAGATCGGCTCGGCGCTGGTGGGCTCCTTCTTCCCCAAGGACTACGAGAAGCGGGCGGTCGCCGAAGCCTCAAAGTTGCTTGAGGCCTTCATTGCGGAGCATGTTCCCTCCGGGATCGTCGCCAAGGGGCACATCGCGCACGGCGTGATCTACGAGGAGATCCTCCATGCGGCGAACAAGATCGATGTCGATCTCATCGTGCTTGGCTCGCACCGCCCCGAGCTGAAGGATTATCTGCTCGGCCCCAATGCTGCCCGGGTCGTGCGCCATGCACGTCAGTCGGTGATGGTGGTGCGCGAATAG
- a CDS encoding DUF3394 domain-containing protein, which produces MMKMIGFLGGFIGISVLAAAVYYGLGWVKVAYPGMGFWSAAVLFLGAYLLLIGIASGREDLVVDDPDAPILELPRSGETALTGLYYLLPIIILIWCILIERLSPALSAYWATAAMIVVTLTQRPLKALFRGSGDLLGAFAAGVTDTINGIVAGARNMIGIGVATGAAGIIVGTISLTGAHQVVGELVEFLSGGSLLGMLFLVAVMSLVLGMGLPTTANYIVVSSLMAPVVVSLGAQSGLIVPLIAVHMFVFYFGILADDTPPVGLAAFAAAAISRGDPIKTGVQGFMYDIRTALLPFLFIFNTELLLIDVTPVKAVFVFCVAVVAMMLFAAATQGYFFARSRIWETVALLLVAFTLFRPGFWLDMVQDPIIEHPGTEIAEIAERLPVGEGLRARVSGPDFDNPDATLETVIVIPLGEVDDGEARLQAAGISVDVADGAAVLEEPLPGSAFDELGRNFDFYGDVPVVIASVGVENTERVWKEVFYLPALLLLGIVIMLQSRRTTVPAF; this is translated from the coding sequence ATGATGAAGATGATCGGCTTTCTCGGCGGTTTCATCGGCATCTCGGTGCTCGCCGCCGCGGTCTACTATGGGCTTGGCTGGGTCAAGGTGGCCTATCCCGGCATGGGCTTCTGGAGTGCCGCCGTTCTTTTCCTGGGCGCCTATCTGCTGCTCATCGGCATCGCCTCGGGGCGTGAGGATCTCGTTGTCGACGATCCCGACGCGCCAATCCTCGAGTTGCCGCGTTCGGGCGAGACGGCGCTGACCGGGCTCTACTACCTGCTGCCCATCATCATCCTGATCTGGTGCATTCTCATCGAACGTCTGTCGCCGGCGCTGTCGGCCTATTGGGCGACGGCGGCGATGATCGTCGTCACGCTGACCCAGCGGCCGCTGAAGGCCCTGTTCCGGGGATCGGGCGACCTGTTGGGCGCGTTTGCCGCCGGTGTGACGGACACGATCAACGGCATCGTCGCAGGCGCGCGCAACATGATCGGCATCGGCGTGGCGACGGGCGCCGCCGGCATCATCGTCGGCACCATCTCGCTCACCGGCGCGCATCAGGTGGTGGGCGAACTGGTGGAGTTTCTCTCCGGCGGCAGCCTGCTGGGCATGCTGTTTCTGGTTGCGGTGATGAGCCTCGTTCTCGGCATGGGCCTGCCGACCACGGCCAATTACATCGTGGTGTCGTCGCTGATGGCGCCGGTCGTGGTCTCGCTGGGCGCGCAAAGCGGGCTGATCGTGCCGCTGATCGCGGTGCACATGTTCGTCTTCTATTTCGGCATCCTGGCCGACGACACGCCGCCGGTGGGGCTTGCGGCCTTCGCCGCCGCCGCCATATCGCGCGGCGATCCGATCAAGACCGGCGTGCAGGGCTTCATGTACGACATCCGCACCGCGCTGCTGCCGTTTCTGTTCATCTTCAACACGGAGCTGCTGCTGATCGACGTGACGCCGGTCAAGGCGGTGTTCGTCTTCTGCGTCGCCGTGGTGGCGATGATGCTGTTCGCCGCCGCCACCCAGGGCTATTTCTTCGCGAGGAGCCGGATCTGGGAGACCGTGGCGCTGCTGCTCGTGGCCTTCACGCTCTTCAGGCCCGGGTTCTGGCTCGACATGGTTCAGGATCCGATCATCGAGCATCCGGGAACGGAGATCGCAGAGATTGCCGAAAGACTGCCCGTGGGCGAGGGGCTGCGCGCCCGGGTGAGCGGTCCGGATTTCGACAATCCCGACGCGACGCTGGAGACGGTGATCGTTATCCCGCTGGGCGAGGTGGACGATGGCGAGGCGCGCCTTCAGGCCGCCGGCATCAGCGTGGATGTGGCGGACGGGGCGGCGGTGCTCGAGGAGCCTCTGCCGGGTTCGGCGTTCGACGAACTGGGGCGGAATTTCGACTTCTATGGCGATGTCCCGGTCGTGATCGCCAGCGTCGGCGTGGAGAACACCGAGCGGGTGTGGAAGGAGGTCTTCTATCTTCCCGCGCTGCTGCTGCTCGGTATCGTGATCATGCTGCAGTCGCGCCGCACGACAGTGCCGGCATTTTGA
- a CDS encoding aspartate aminotransferase family protein, with translation MSEQSRVFPRHTKAVLPTAVAGEGVHIIDSAGKRYLDACGGAAVSCLGHSDGAVIAAIKAQLDAIPFAHTAFFTSEPAETLAARLVDLAPEGIERVYFVSGGSEAVEAALKLSRQYFLERGEHTRRNVIARWQSYHGNTLGALSAGGNRWRRAQFEPLLVGAMHHIAACHPYRDRRADESEEAYGLRVADELEAKIQELGPDTVAAFIAEPVVGATMGAVPAVPGYFKRIREICDRHGVLLILDEVMCGMGRTGTLFASEADDVRPDMVAIAKGLGAGYQPIGALLVSGAIYEAIATGSGFFQHGHTYIGHPAACAAGCAVLDRVAGSTGDGLLANVRAMGDKLDAALRDRFAGDPHVGDIRGRGLFRGLEIVADRVTKEPFAPALKVNAMIKRAAMEEGLMCYPMGGTIDGERGDHVLLAPPFIIDDSHVTEIADKLGRSMARVFAQVAAA, from the coding sequence ATGAGCGAGCAAAGCCGCGTTTTTCCGCGTCACACGAAGGCCGTTCTGCCGACGGCGGTGGCGGGCGAGGGCGTCCACATCATCGACAGCGCCGGCAAGCGCTATCTCGACGCCTGCGGCGGAGCGGCCGTCTCCTGCCTGGGCCACAGCGACGGCGCCGTGATCGCGGCGATCAAGGCGCAGCTCGACGCGATTCCCTTCGCCCACACGGCGTTTTTCACCAGCGAACCTGCGGAAACCCTGGCGGCCAGGCTTGTGGACCTGGCGCCTGAGGGCATCGAGCGGGTGTATTTCGTCTCCGGCGGGTCGGAAGCAGTGGAGGCGGCGCTGAAACTGTCGCGGCAGTATTTCCTGGAGCGGGGAGAACACACGCGGCGCAACGTGATCGCCCGCTGGCAGAGCTATCACGGCAACACGCTGGGCGCGCTGTCAGCCGGCGGCAACCGCTGGCGGCGCGCGCAGTTCGAGCCGCTGCTGGTCGGTGCCATGCATCATATCGCGGCCTGCCATCCCTACCGGGACCGGCGCGCGGACGAGAGCGAGGAGGCCTACGGCTTGCGCGTGGCCGATGAACTGGAAGCCAAGATCCAGGAGCTCGGTCCTGACACCGTCGCCGCCTTCATCGCGGAACCGGTCGTCGGCGCCACCATGGGCGCGGTGCCCGCCGTGCCGGGCTACTTCAAGCGCATTCGAGAGATCTGCGACCGGCACGGCGTGCTGCTGATTCTCGATGAGGTGATGTGCGGCATGGGACGCACGGGCACGCTGTTCGCCAGCGAAGCCGACGATGTGCGCCCGGACATGGTCGCCATCGCCAAGGGGCTGGGGGCCGGTTACCAGCCCATCGGCGCGCTGCTGGTCTCAGGCGCAATTTACGAGGCGATCGCAACGGGCTCGGGCTTTTTCCAGCACGGCCACACCTATATCGGCCATCCGGCGGCCTGCGCGGCCGGATGCGCGGTGCTCGATCGCGTGGCCGGCAGCACGGGCGACGGGCTGCTCGCCAATGTCCGCGCCATGGGGGACAAGCTCGATGCCGCTTTGCGCGACCGCTTTGCCGGCGATCCTCATGTCGGTGATATCCGCGGCCGGGGACTTTTTCGCGGGCTTGAAATTGTCGCGGATCGGGTTACCAAGGAGCCGTTCGCGCCGGCGCTCAAGGTCAATGCAATGATCAAGCGCGCGGCGATGGAGGAGGGCCTTATGTGTTATCCGATGGGCGGAACGATTGATGGTGAGCGCGGGGATCACGTGCTGCTGGCGCCGCCATTTATCATCGACGACAGCCATGTCACCGAAATCGCCGACAAGCTCGGGCGCTCCATGGCGCGCGTCTTCGCGCAAGTGGCCGCGGCATGA
- a CDS encoding TRAP transporter fused permease subunit, whose translation MFPLGMFQLYIASGIPYQLADILGNNSFIFNNSEARVIHLAFALFLASMAYPLLRASPRRYVPWYDWLLGLAGVAACLYLLVFKNEIAVRAGLPTTGDLIASTIGMVVLAIAVFRSLGLPLVVVACVFVLYVFFGHSDVLPDAIRWKGASYGKAMWHFWMQTEGVFGVALGVSASMIFLFVAFGSILEKAGAGNWFIKIAFALLGHLRGGPAKAAVVASAMSGLYSGSSIANTVTTGTFTIPLMKRTGFSAEKAGAVEVASSTNGQLTPPVMGAAAFLISEFTGISYPEIIKHAFLPAVISYIALVYIVHLEALKMGLKGCPSRPRI comes from the coding sequence GTGTTTCCTTTGGGGATGTTCCAGCTCTACATCGCCTCCGGCATTCCCTACCAGCTTGCGGATATTCTCGGCAATAACAGCTTCATTTTCAACAATTCCGAGGCGCGGGTCATCCATCTCGCCTTCGCGCTGTTTCTGGCCTCCATGGCCTATCCGCTGCTCAGGGCCAGCCCCCGGCGCTACGTTCCCTGGTACGACTGGCTGCTCGGGCTCGCGGGCGTGGCCGCCTGCCTCTATCTGCTGGTGTTCAAGAATGAGATCGCGGTGCGCGCGGGGCTGCCGACGACAGGGGATCTGATCGCCTCCACCATCGGCATGGTGGTCCTCGCGATCGCCGTCTTCCGCTCGCTCGGGCTGCCGCTGGTGGTGGTGGCCTGTGTCTTCGTGCTCTACGTCTTCTTCGGTCACAGCGACGTGCTGCCGGATGCCATCCGCTGGAAGGGCGCGTCCTACGGCAAGGCGATGTGGCACTTCTGGATGCAGACGGAAGGGGTCTTTGGCGTGGCGCTGGGCGTGTCCGCCTCGATGATCTTCCTGTTTGTCGCCTTCGGCTCGATCCTGGAGAAGGCGGGCGCCGGTAACTGGTTCATCAAGATCGCCTTCGCGCTGCTGGGTCACCTGCGCGGCGGGCCGGCCAAGGCGGCCGTGGTGGCCTCCGCCATGAGCGGGCTGTATTCCGGCTCCTCCATCGCCAACACGGTGACCACCGGCACCTTCACCATTCCCTTGATGAAGCGCACCGGTTTTTCGGCCGAGAAGGCCGGCGCCGTGGAGGTCGCCTCATCGACCAACGGCCAGCTGACGCCGCCGGTGATGGGGGCGGCCGCCTTTCTGATCAGCGAATTCACGGGCATCAGCTACCCCGAGATCATCAAGCACGCCTTCCTTCCGGCGGTCATTTCCTACATCGCGTTGGTCTATATCGTGCACCTGGAGGCCCTGAAGATGGGGCTCAAGGGCTGCCCAAGCCGCCCTCGCATATGA